From Alienimonas californiensis, a single genomic window includes:
- a CDS encoding Hsp70 family protein translates to MYSVGIDLGTTNSVLASCPISGDGVGEDGAGDAPAVLPVPQVVAPGTVESRDALPSFCYLAPEAEADGLALPWAAGPAHDGPGYAVGEYARQRAVEAPDRVVGTAKSWLGHAGVDRRQPILPWDAGSSATGGDVSKISPVEASARLLRHLAAAWDQAHPDAPLSEQAVTLTVPASFDAAARDLTREAAKEAGFPADFVLLEEPQAAVYAHLADRGDDWRKDLSPGDALLVVDVGGGTTDFSLVSVTDREGDLELERVAVGRHLLVGGDNMDLAVAHHAAGLLAEKGVTPDPWQSVALWHACRTAKERLLGVDAPEHAPVAVLGRGRKLIGGTVSVDLSADDVRRLVLDGFFPQVAADEKPQNASGGGFVQLGLPYESDPAVTKHLAAFLAQHPDVVPTHLLLNGGVFRSAPLRERLRETLAGWLPAAPTLLDRPSAALDQAVARGAAFYGATKKSGGVRIRGGTGRSYYVGIETAGLAIPGAPRPLSALCVVPQGMEEGSETAVPVERLPGGGVGVTVGRPARFRFFASPSRPDDVPGDLLTRWSEEELEETDPIETTLDPTAAGSGDAVEGQVIPVNFHAAVTELGELTLSARQTNGDGVWTLGFDVREE, encoded by the coding sequence ATGTATTCCGTCGGCATCGACCTCGGCACGACCAACAGCGTGCTCGCCTCCTGCCCGATCAGCGGAGACGGGGTGGGCGAGGACGGGGCGGGCGACGCCCCCGCGGTGCTGCCCGTTCCGCAAGTCGTGGCCCCGGGAACCGTCGAGAGCCGCGACGCCCTGCCGAGCTTTTGCTATCTGGCGCCCGAGGCGGAGGCGGACGGCCTCGCCCTCCCCTGGGCGGCGGGTCCTGCCCATGACGGCCCCGGCTACGCCGTCGGCGAGTACGCCCGGCAACGGGCCGTCGAGGCCCCGGATCGGGTGGTCGGCACGGCGAAATCCTGGCTGGGGCACGCCGGCGTCGACCGTCGGCAGCCGATCCTGCCGTGGGACGCCGGTTCGTCGGCCACGGGGGGCGACGTGTCGAAGATCAGCCCGGTGGAGGCCTCGGCCCGCCTCCTGCGGCACCTCGCCGCCGCGTGGGATCAGGCCCACCCGGACGCACCGCTGAGCGAACAGGCCGTCACGCTGACGGTTCCCGCCAGCTTCGACGCCGCCGCCCGCGACCTCACCCGGGAGGCCGCGAAGGAGGCCGGGTTCCCCGCGGACTTCGTGCTGCTGGAGGAACCGCAGGCGGCGGTCTACGCGCACCTCGCCGACCGCGGCGACGACTGGCGGAAGGACCTGTCGCCCGGCGACGCCCTGCTGGTCGTGGACGTGGGTGGCGGGACGACGGACTTCTCGCTGGTCTCCGTGACCGATCGGGAGGGCGATCTGGAACTGGAACGGGTCGCGGTCGGCCGGCATCTGCTGGTGGGCGGGGACAACATGGACCTCGCCGTCGCCCACCACGCCGCCGGGTTGCTCGCGGAGAAGGGCGTCACGCCGGACCCGTGGCAGTCCGTCGCCCTGTGGCACGCCTGTCGGACGGCGAAGGAGAGGCTGCTGGGGGTGGACGCCCCCGAACACGCCCCCGTCGCCGTGCTGGGGCGGGGCCGCAAGCTGATCGGGGGGACGGTGTCGGTCGATCTGTCGGCGGACGACGTCCGCAGGCTGGTGCTGGACGGGTTCTTCCCGCAGGTCGCCGCCGACGAGAAGCCGCAGAACGCGAGCGGCGGCGGGTTCGTGCAACTCGGGTTGCCGTACGAGAGCGACCCGGCCGTCACCAAGCACCTCGCGGCGTTCCTCGCCCAGCACCCGGACGTGGTGCCCACGCACCTGTTGCTCAACGGCGGGGTGTTCCGCTCCGCCCCGCTGCGGGAGCGGTTGCGGGAGACGCTCGCCGGCTGGCTGCCCGCCGCCCCGACGCTGCTGGACCGGCCGTCGGCGGCGCTGGATCAGGCGGTCGCCCGCGGGGCGGCGTTTTACGGCGCGACGAAGAAGTCCGGCGGCGTGCGGATCCGCGGCGGGACGGGGCGGAGCTACTACGTCGGCATCGAGACCGCCGGCCTGGCGATCCCCGGGGCGCCGCGGCCGCTTTCGGCTCTGTGCGTGGTCCCGCAGGGGATGGAAGAGGGCAGCGAGACCGCGGTGCCGGTCGAACGGCTGCCCGGCGGCGGCGTCGGCGTGACGGTCGGACGGCCCGCCCGGTTCCGGTTCTTCGCCTCCCCCAGCCGCCCGGACGACGTGCCCGGCGACCTGCTGACCCGCTGGAGCGAGGAGGAACTGGAGGAGACCGACCCGATCGAAACGACCCTCGACCCGACCGCCGCCGGCAGCGGCGACGCGGTCGAAGGCCAGGTGATCCCCGTGAACTTTCACGCCGCGGTCACGGAGTTGGGCGAGTTGACGCTGTCTGCCCGTCAAACGAACGGGGACGGGGTCTGGACGCTGGGCTTCGACGTGCGAGAGGAGTAG
- the cobA gene encoding uroporphyrinogen-III C-methyltransferase → MSLVGAGPGDAGLLTRRGAELLARADLVLADALVGPDVLALANPAAEMVTRTHAPTDAPGAREANQNALIARMIAEAQAGRRVVRLKGGDPSIFGRGAEEADALLAAGVPVEVVPGVTAAIAASGLSGIPLTHRDHAGAVCFVTGHDAGRAREQIDWRALAAFPGTRVFYMGRRRLRRIAASLIEHGLSPQTPAAVVSQAATPEQRTVCGTVATIAADCDAAALPGPAILLVGTAATEPGDRGWWERRPLHGLSAALVGAGPQPAAAERLRAAGAEAVDVPLLATPRIAAPDGLAEAVDALRPGDAIAFTSSNGVDGFGRLFEGPERRDLRALFGVTLACVGPSTAAALAPLRLVADLAPEEYSAEALADALAPHVRGKRVLWPTCPEAKPTLADRLSAAGAEVRRVHVYRQAPATALPADAAALLDAGRLDWALIASGNLGRSFAELSEGSAGRARLKVAAISENVAAACRDAGLHVAAVAAEATWDGLVDAVSEAETA, encoded by the coding sequence GTGTCCCTCGTCGGCGCCGGGCCGGGCGACGCCGGCCTGCTGACCCGCCGCGGCGCCGAGCTGCTGGCCAGGGCGGATCTCGTGCTGGCGGACGCCCTCGTCGGCCCGGACGTGCTGGCGCTGGCGAACCCCGCGGCGGAGATGGTCACCCGCACCCACGCCCCGACGGACGCCCCCGGCGCCCGCGAGGCGAACCAGAACGCCCTCATCGCCCGCATGATCGCCGAGGCGCAGGCCGGCCGGCGGGTGGTGCGGCTGAAGGGGGGAGACCCCTCCATCTTCGGCCGCGGCGCCGAGGAGGCCGACGCCCTGCTGGCCGCCGGCGTGCCGGTGGAAGTCGTGCCGGGGGTGACGGCGGCGATCGCGGCGTCCGGGCTGTCCGGCATCCCGCTCACGCACCGCGACCACGCCGGCGCCGTCTGCTTCGTCACCGGCCACGACGCCGGCCGGGCCCGGGAGCAGATCGACTGGCGCGCCCTCGCCGCATTCCCCGGCACGCGGGTCTTCTACATGGGCCGCCGCCGGTTGCGGCGGATCGCGGCCTCGCTGATAGAGCACGGCCTGAGCCCGCAGACCCCCGCGGCGGTGGTCTCGCAGGCGGCGACGCCGGAGCAGCGGACGGTCTGCGGGACTGTCGCCACGATCGCCGCCGACTGTGACGCGGCCGCCCTGCCCGGCCCCGCGATTTTGCTGGTGGGAACCGCCGCGACCGAACCGGGGGACCGCGGTTGGTGGGAACGCCGGCCGCTGCACGGCCTCTCGGCGGCGCTGGTGGGCGCCGGCCCCCAGCCCGCCGCCGCGGAGCGATTGCGGGCGGCCGGAGCGGAAGCCGTCGACGTCCCGCTGCTCGCCACGCCGCGGATCGCCGCTCCGGACGGATTGGCGGAGGCCGTTGACGCCCTCCGCCCGGGCGACGCGATCGCGTTTACCTCCAGCAACGGCGTGGATGGCTTTGGGCGGCTGTTCGAGGGGCCGGAGCGCCGGGACCTGCGGGCGCTCTTCGGGGTGACGCTGGCGTGCGTCGGGCCGTCGACGGCGGCGGCACTGGCCCCCCTGCGCCTCGTGGCGGACCTCGCGCCGGAGGAGTATTCCGCCGAGGCCCTCGCCGACGCCCTCGCCCCGCACGTCCGGGGGAAGCGGGTCCTGTGGCCGACCTGCCCGGAGGCGAAACCGACCCTGGCCGACCGCCTGAGCGCCGCCGGGGCGGAGGTGCGACGGGTACACGTCTATCGACAGGCCCCGGCGACGGCGCTGCCGGCGGACGCCGCCGCCCTGCTGGACGCGGGGCGGCTGGACTGGGCTCTGATCGCCAGCGGGAACCTCGGCCGGTCGTTCGCCGAGCTGTCCGAAGGCTCGGCCGGCCGCGCGCGTTTGAAAGTCGCGGCGATCAGCGAGAACGTCGCCGCGGCCTGCCGCGACGCCGGGCTGCACGTCGCCGCCGTGGCCGCGGAGGCCACCTGGGACGGCCTGGTCGACGCGGTCAGCGAGGCGGAAACGGCGTGA
- a CDS encoding endonuclease/exonuclease/phosphatase family protein yields MPFVPWLIGLAGRWWWFAELFTHFRFQWLLGTGAIGLVLLFARQWVPLALCGVAALILGGPLLRGAFFADETLVSEFRDVGIRVVTANVLTRNRNAALLLDYLDDVEPDVLCLQEIDARWAEDLEPLYARYPYRRVEPRPDNFGMAVFSKRPATFNTIDCGGVPLIRCTVEMDDGRPSLTIYNVHTFPPIGAEYAALRNRQMAQVADLAAWSGGPVLVGGDLNCTPWSPHFADLRTAGGLDDPRLGGRGPTSWRAGNPLFALPIDHLLPGGGAGLMRLRAGPDIGSDHRPLSARVFTGSP; encoded by the coding sequence TTGCCGTTCGTCCCGTGGCTGATCGGGCTGGCCGGCCGGTGGTGGTGGTTTGCGGAACTGTTCACGCACTTCCGCTTCCAATGGCTGCTGGGAACCGGGGCGATCGGCCTCGTGCTGCTGTTCGCCCGGCAGTGGGTTCCGCTGGCGCTGTGCGGCGTGGCGGCGCTGATCCTCGGCGGGCCGCTGCTTCGGGGTGCGTTTTTCGCGGACGAGACGCTCGTGTCCGAGTTCCGGGACGTCGGGATTCGGGTCGTCACCGCGAACGTCCTCACCCGCAACCGCAACGCCGCTTTGTTGCTGGACTATCTGGACGACGTGGAGCCGGACGTCCTGTGTCTGCAGGAGATCGACGCCCGGTGGGCCGAGGACCTGGAGCCGTTGTACGCACGCTATCCCTACCGGCGGGTCGAGCCGCGGCCGGATAATTTCGGCATGGCCGTCTTTTCCAAACGGCCCGCGACGTTCAATACGATCGACTGCGGCGGCGTGCCGTTGATCCGCTGCACGGTCGAGATGGACGACGGCCGCCCTTCCTTGACCATTTACAACGTGCATACGTTCCCGCCGATCGGAGCGGAGTATGCGGCGTTGAGGAATCGCCAAATGGCTCAGGTCGCAGACCTTGCCGCGTGGAGCGGCGGGCCGGTGTTGGTCGGCGGGGATCTAAACTGCACGCCGTGGAGCCCGCACTTCGCGGATCTGCGGACCGCCGGCGGACTCGACGACCCCCGCTTGGGCGGTCGGGGACCGACCAGTTGGCGGGCCGGGAATCCGCTGTTCGCCCTGCCGATCGATCATCTGCTCCCCGGCGGCGGGGCGGGCCTGATGCGGTTGCGGGCGGGGCCGGACATCGGATCCGACCACCGCCCCCTGTCCGCCCGCGTCTTCACCGGCAGTCCGTAA
- a CDS encoding 3-hydroxyacyl-ACP dehydratase FabZ family protein, with the protein MIILSLKEIERLIPHRPPFLWLDEASIDDEAEPGEERTILAGKRIDADLPLFEGHYPGAPLLPGVIQLEMCYQAGAVLIAALGQGGGGLPVIARTDGVKFKRMIRPGDTCQVEVTIKDRLPGAVYLTGKVSVGGKLACRCDFTTAEAQPGAL; encoded by the coding sequence ATGATCATTCTCTCGCTGAAGGAGATCGAACGGCTCATCCCGCATCGCCCGCCGTTCCTCTGGCTCGACGAGGCGTCGATCGACGACGAAGCGGAACCCGGCGAGGAGCGGACGATTCTCGCCGGTAAACGAATCGACGCGGACCTGCCGCTGTTCGAGGGCCACTACCCCGGCGCCCCGTTGCTGCCCGGGGTGATTCAATTGGAGATGTGCTATCAGGCCGGCGCCGTATTGATCGCCGCCCTCGGACAGGGCGGCGGCGGCCTGCCCGTGATCGCCCGCACCGACGGGGTGAAGTTCAAACGCATGATCCGCCCCGGCGACACCTGCCAGGTGGAAGTGACGATCAAGGACCGCCTGCCCGGGGCTGTCTATCTGACGGGGAAGGTGTCCGTCGGCGGCAAGCTCGCCTGCCGCTGCGATTTCACGACGGCGGAAGCGCAGCCCGGGGCGCTGTGA
- a CDS encoding DUF1207 domain-containing protein encodes MFARLARRLPSIALCAAAVCCAAAFGGRAEADETCTHGGAGGIHQQPGVNCPYCAADDDVWRWRVLPPSLLFKPYIAGVKAARMAGVLNRVDGGRMGETTLDGSLGARIGIIRLGQDGPDADGWQFDIEAAAFPRLNHDEEMDLDATDFRAGLPLSYRSGPTAISFGYDHISTHVGDEFFERNPDFERVNYSRDALLLGVRQDLSLELTVYGEAAYAFARDGGSDPWVFQFGAEYFDEISPASGGPVAAANVQLREEFELGGRFTTVVGWQFREPETGRLLRFAAQYDAGKSPYDELFGEDETAIGLGVFYDF; translated from the coding sequence GTGTTCGCCCGCCTCGCCCGCCGCCTGCCGTCGATCGCTTTGTGCGCGGCGGCAGTCTGCTGCGCCGCGGCGTTCGGCGGCCGGGCGGAAGCCGACGAGACGTGCACGCACGGGGGGGCCGGCGGGATCCATCAGCAGCCGGGGGTGAACTGCCCCTACTGCGCCGCGGACGACGACGTCTGGCGTTGGCGCGTCCTGCCCCCCTCCCTACTGTTCAAGCCGTACATCGCCGGGGTGAAGGCGGCCCGGATGGCCGGGGTGCTCAACCGCGTCGACGGCGGCCGGATGGGCGAGACGACCCTCGACGGCTCCCTCGGCGCCCGGATTGGCATCATTCGCCTCGGTCAGGACGGCCCGGACGCCGACGGCTGGCAGTTCGACATCGAGGCCGCCGCCTTCCCCCGCCTAAACCACGACGAGGAGATGGACCTCGACGCCACCGATTTCCGGGCCGGCCTGCCCCTCTCCTACCGCAGCGGGCCGACCGCGATCTCCTTCGGCTACGACCACATCAGCACGCACGTCGGCGACGAGTTCTTCGAACGCAATCCGGACTTCGAGCGGGTGAACTACTCCCGCGACGCCCTACTGCTCGGCGTGCGGCAGGACCTCTCCCTCGAACTGACGGTCTACGGCGAGGCGGCCTACGCCTTCGCCCGCGACGGCGGCTCCGACCCCTGGGTCTTCCAATTTGGGGCGGAGTACTTCGACGAAATCAGCCCCGCCAGCGGCGGCCCCGTCGCCGCGGCGAACGTGCAGTTGCGCGAGGAGTTCGAACTCGGCGGCCGCTTCACCACGGTCGTCGGCTGGCAGTTCCGCGAACCGGAGACCGGCCGCCTGCTCCGCTTCGCCGCCCAATACGACGCCGGCAAGAGCCCCTACGACGAACTGTTTGGCGAAGACGAAACCGCCATCGGCCTCGGCGTCTTCTACGATTTTTAA
- a CDS encoding Cif family virulence factor, translating to MWLVSYLQPLWIAFGVATIACAGWAVISGRAKYLAVAGVCLLLGAATFGADWYVVTEAEKVEAHIDELAAAAVAGDTEKVLSFLSPTAVLPRTSVAFGFNLVTIEDDLRLTDRSTEVTANDTQALSDFRANGTVRVPQLAGASKHFATKWQLVWRKEAGEWKITEVRRFNPITGEPIGLLDRM from the coding sequence GTGTGGCTCGTGTCCTATTTGCAGCCCCTGTGGATTGCGTTCGGCGTGGCGACGATCGCCTGCGCCGGCTGGGCGGTGATCAGCGGGAGGGCGAAGTACCTAGCCGTCGCGGGCGTCTGCCTGCTGCTGGGCGCCGCGACCTTCGGCGCGGATTGGTACGTCGTCACGGAGGCGGAAAAGGTCGAGGCCCACATCGACGAACTCGCCGCCGCCGCCGTCGCCGGGGATACGGAGAAGGTCCTGTCGTTCCTCTCCCCCACCGCCGTCCTGCCACGGACGAGCGTGGCGTTCGGGTTCAACCTCGTCACGATCGAGGACGACCTGCGGCTGACCGACCGCAGCACGGAGGTCACCGCGAACGACACCCAGGCCCTCTCCGATTTCCGGGCCAACGGCACCGTCCGCGTGCCGCAGCTTGCCGGCGCCAGCAAGCATTTCGCCACCAAATGGCAACTCGTGTGGCGCAAGGAAGCCGGCGAGTGGAAGATCACCGAGGTCCGCCGCTTCAATCCCATCACCGGCGAGCCGATCGGCCTGCTGGACCGGATGTGA
- a CDS encoding HTTM domain-containing protein has translation MTPAESAPAAPAPDSPSLAELKRSIGRFFFAEEVPYGAAAVRIALALPILHDAVKRWPHARELYSADGAPAALWHTYGLPNVLPELPGGAAVALYSLYFFALVAALVGWKARTSCALAAAGCFYFGGLDATGTLNKYLVVATHLFVLLSLSRCGAVWSVDARLARRAAAARGEAWTPQRAPAWPRRLMQFLIGGVYFGAAFTKIHTPEFFNAEQMTYWMVTNVNGVHPLGPLLAVNPVLLQVGAYSTCLWEITFLMMAWRGWGRRIWLPLGCMFHLMTTLSLGLFIFPLVSVSAYGAFLNERDVAAFRQRWASLCETVQTRRPELARTLRSLWPPRLGLPAVPSSALRWGYLVAAPLVAVIGMGAEYQLDPYGERGADGPLPLKAIDPALVRSMTAPHRPPRPADLLWDFDLGRQLIGGHLVGRSDEFDCTGAILAQAWLSPPHDDVVLECVLHHADGEGGAGPAITRQSGVLTREQARYTFIWALDECLMPGPYRMTLKIDGVPVADEFFTIVAP, from the coding sequence ATGACCCCCGCCGAATCGGCCCCCGCGGCCCCCGCCCCCGACAGCCCCTCCCTCGCCGAATTGAAGCGCTCGATCGGGCGGTTCTTCTTCGCCGAGGAAGTCCCCTACGGCGCCGCGGCGGTGCGAATCGCCCTCGCCCTGCCGATCCTGCACGACGCGGTCAAACGCTGGCCGCACGCCCGGGAACTCTATTCCGCGGACGGCGCCCCCGCGGCGCTGTGGCACACCTACGGCCTGCCCAACGTCCTGCCGGAACTGCCGGGCGGGGCCGCGGTCGCGCTGTACTCGCTGTATTTCTTCGCCCTGGTCGCGGCGCTGGTCGGGTGGAAGGCCCGGACGAGCTGCGCCCTGGCCGCGGCGGGGTGCTTTTATTTCGGCGGGCTGGATGCGACCGGCACGCTGAACAAATACCTCGTCGTCGCCACGCACCTGTTCGTTCTATTGAGCCTCAGCCGCTGCGGCGCCGTCTGGAGCGTCGACGCCCGCCTCGCCCGCCGGGCCGCCGCGGCCCGCGGCGAAGCCTGGACGCCGCAGCGGGCCCCCGCCTGGCCCCGCCGCCTGATGCAGTTTCTGATCGGCGGCGTCTATTTCGGGGCGGCGTTCACGAAAATTCACACGCCGGAATTCTTTAATGCGGAGCAGATGACCTACTGGATGGTCACCAACGTCAACGGCGTGCACCCGCTCGGCCCGCTGCTGGCCGTCAATCCGGTGTTGTTGCAAGTCGGCGCCTACTCGACCTGCCTGTGGGAAATCACCTTCCTGATGATGGCCTGGCGGGGCTGGGGCCGGCGAATCTGGCTGCCCCTAGGCTGCATGTTCCACTTAATGACGACGCTCTCCCTGGGTCTGTTTATTTTCCCGCTGGTGAGCGTCTCCGCCTACGGGGCGTTTCTCAACGAGCGGGACGTGGCCGCGTTCCGTCAGCGGTGGGCGAGCCTCTGCGAAACCGTCCAAACCCGGCGGCCGGAGCTGGCCCGGACGCTGCGGTCGCTGTGGCCGCCGCGACTCGGCCTGCCGGCGGTCCCCTCGTCGGCGCTGCGGTGGGGCTATCTCGTCGCCGCCCCGCTGGTCGCGGTGATCGGGATGGGCGCTGAATACCAACTGGACCCGTACGGCGAGCGCGGCGCCGACGGGCCGCTGCCGCTCAAGGCGATCGATCCGGCGCTGGTGCGGTCCATGACCGCCCCGCACCGCCCGCCCCGGCCCGCGGACCTGCTGTGGGATTTCGACCTCGGCCGCCAACTGATCGGCGGGCACCTGGTGGGCCGCAGCGACGAGTTCGACTGCACCGGGGCGATCTTGGCCCAGGCGTGGCTCTCCCCGCCGCACGACGACGTGGTGCTGGAATGCGTGCTGCATCACGCCGACGGCGAGGGCGGCGCCGGCCCGGCGATCACCCGGCAAAGCGGCGTGCTGACCCGCGAACAGGCCCGGTACACCTTTATCTGGGCGCTGGACGAGTGCCTGATGCCGGGGCCGTACCGGATGACGCTGAAGATCGACGGCGTGCCCGTCGCGGACGAGTTCTTCACGATCGTCGCCCCCTGA
- a CDS encoding class I SAM-dependent methyltransferase: MSSAALRLAAAEASDGLLRCPPAEVKGAGPGNLAGVVWRQWRTERALAARGVAFRSTDPAAVEAAYAAMSAEEFDAVNGRQAWANWRTIPASLDMLLPDTPLKAVDLGCGTGGSTAVLAYCLPDGSEVTGVEFAAPLAAVAGGREYPNRAGRCTVRFAVGSVCSPLTDADGRPFADGAVDLVNSSGVIGHHLTGGDLAACLDETARVLRPGGVAALDPGPRLSAGRLTELTTARGLRRVRRTRSNPFDRCGQVVFVRT, from the coding sequence GTGAGTTCCGCCGCCCTCCGTCTCGCCGCCGCCGAAGCCTCGGACGGCCTGCTGCGCTGTCCGCCGGCGGAGGTGAAGGGGGCCGGGCCGGGGAACCTGGCGGGGGTCGTGTGGCGGCAGTGGCGGACCGAGCGGGCGCTGGCGGCCCGCGGGGTGGCCTTTCGCTCCACGGACCCGGCGGCGGTCGAAGCGGCGTACGCGGCGATGTCCGCCGAGGAGTTCGACGCCGTCAACGGCCGGCAGGCCTGGGCGAACTGGCGGACAATCCCCGCCTCCCTCGACATGTTGCTTCCCGACACGCCGCTGAAGGCCGTCGATCTGGGCTGCGGGACCGGCGGGAGCACGGCGGTTCTCGCCTACTGTCTGCCGGACGGCTCCGAGGTGACGGGGGTGGAGTTCGCCGCCCCGCTCGCCGCCGTCGCCGGCGGTCGGGAGTACCCGAACCGGGCCGGGCGCTGCACGGTGCGGTTCGCGGTCGGCAGCGTCTGCAGTCCGCTGACCGACGCCGACGGCCGCCCGTTCGCCGATGGGGCGGTCGATCTGGTGAACAGTAGCGGGGTGATCGGCCACCACCTCACCGGCGGCGACCTCGCGGCCTGTCTGGACGAAACCGCCCGCGTGCTCCGGCCCGGCGGCGTCGCGGCGCTGGACCCGGGGCCGCGCCTCTCCGCCGGGCGGCTGACGGAGCTGACGACCGCCCGCGGCCTGCGCCGCGTCCGCCGCACCCGGTCCAACCCGTTCGACCGCTGCGGGCAGGTCGTCTTTGTGCGCACCTGA
- a CDS encoding phytoene desaturase family protein, whose product MAKDFLKGAADRYDVVVIGSGLAGLTGANLLARQGHKVLLLEHHYQLGGMATWFKRAGGHIFDISLHGFPVGMKKSCRKYWSKEIADRIVQLEHIRFENPQFSLRTTFDREDFTNHLVETFGVPRETVQAFFDRARSMNFYDDQHLTTRELFEEFFPGRSDVVRLLMEPITYANGSTLDDPAITYGIVFSNFMHKGVFTFRGGTDELVKLMKKELLANGVDLRIRCEVEQIETNDDGQVTGVVVNGRRIGCDAVLSNANLKSTVLKLVGEDRLDPDFAAEAKAVRLNNSSAQVYMALKPGEGFDPDLGDLLFHSEHSGFDAEAMLSKDVSSRTFSFYYPQTRPGSDRWLIVSSTNANYEDWAGLSDEQYEADKAELAETTLQCLEQNYIPDVRAKLDHIEVSTPRTFEHYTKHQLGASFGTKFEGLKVSEELPQQVPGLWHAGSVGIIMSGWLGAVNYGVIVGSKVDEFLANRTATA is encoded by the coding sequence ATGGCCAAAGACTTCCTCAAAGGCGCCGCCGACCGTTACGACGTGGTCGTGATCGGCAGCGGACTGGCCGGCCTCACCGGCGCCAACCTGCTCGCCCGGCAGGGGCACAAGGTGTTGCTGCTCGAGCACCATTATCAGCTCGGCGGGATGGCCACATGGTTCAAACGGGCCGGCGGGCACATCTTCGACATCAGCCTGCACGGCTTCCCGGTGGGGATGAAAAAGAGCTGCCGCAAATATTGGTCGAAGGAGATCGCCGACCGCATCGTGCAGCTCGAACATATCCGGTTCGAAAACCCCCAGTTTAGCCTCCGCACGACCTTCGACCGGGAGGACTTCACCAATCACCTCGTCGAAACCTTCGGCGTGCCCCGGGAGACGGTGCAGGCCTTCTTCGACCGGGCCCGGTCGATGAACTTCTACGACGATCAGCACCTCACCACCCGGGAGCTGTTCGAAGAGTTCTTCCCCGGCCGCAGCGACGTGGTGCGTCTCTTGATGGAGCCGATCACCTACGCCAACGGCAGCACGCTGGACGATCCGGCGATCACCTACGGGATCGTCTTCAGCAACTTCATGCATAAGGGCGTGTTCACCTTCCGCGGGGGGACGGACGAACTCGTCAAGCTCATGAAGAAGGAGCTGCTGGCGAACGGCGTGGACCTGCGCATCCGCTGCGAGGTGGAGCAAATTGAGACGAACGACGACGGCCAAGTGACCGGCGTCGTCGTCAACGGCCGCCGCATCGGCTGCGACGCCGTGCTGTCGAACGCGAATCTCAAAAGCACGGTGCTCAAGCTCGTCGGCGAAGACCGGCTGGACCCCGACTTCGCGGCGGAGGCCAAGGCGGTCCGGCTCAACAACTCCTCCGCCCAGGTCTATATGGCCCTCAAGCCCGGCGAGGGCTTCGATCCGGACCTGGGCGACCTGCTGTTCCACTCGGAGCACAGCGGCTTCGACGCCGAGGCGATGCTCTCCAAGGACGTCAGCAGTCGGACCTTTAGTTTCTATTACCCGCAGACCCGCCCCGGCAGCGACCGCTGGCTGATCGTCTCCAGCACGAACGCGAATTACGAAGACTGGGCCGGATTGAGCGACGAGCAATACGAAGCCGACAAGGCCGAGCTGGCGGAGACCACGCTCCAATGCCTGGAGCAGAATTATATCCCGGACGTCCGCGCCAAGCTGGATCATATCGAAGTCAGCACCCCCCGCACGTTCGAGCACTACACCAAGCACCAGCTGGGCGCGAGCTTCGGCACGAAGTTCGAGGGCCTGAAAGTCAGCGAGGAACTGCCCCAGCAGGTCCCCGGCCTGTGGCACGCCGGCAGCGTGGGCATCATCATGTCCGGCTGGCTCGGCGCGGTGAATTACGGCGTGATCGTGGGCTCCAAGGTGGACGAGTTCCTCGCGAATCGGACGGCGACCGCATGA
- a CDS encoding DUF2760 domain-containing protein, protein MLKPLALIALPAALLAGAADWYADDAGGPAWIDAVVGTLAVFGTAAGVAALKPEPAPAPAKPQATAAPAKPAPPPKPVKPPEPKRPEGEDALVLLATLQREARLIDFLKEDLSAYDDAQVGAAVRDVHRDAAAALDRLFALGPAVNAEEGSRVDPASLPAGRVKTTGHVGGGAGTLVHPGWAATKVNLPARTGPPDEAAARVLAPAEVEVG, encoded by the coding sequence ATGCTGAAGCCGCTCGCCCTGATCGCCCTGCCCGCGGCGCTGCTCGCCGGAGCGGCCGACTGGTACGCCGACGACGCCGGCGGCCCGGCGTGGATCGACGCGGTCGTCGGGACGCTGGCGGTGTTCGGCACGGCCGCGGGGGTCGCGGCGCTGAAGCCGGAGCCGGCCCCGGCGCCCGCGAAGCCGCAGGCGACGGCCGCCCCGGCGAAGCCCGCCCCGCCGCCCAAACCGGTCAAACCGCCGGAGCCGAAGCGGCCGGAGGGGGAGGACGCGCTGGTGCTGCTCGCCACGTTGCAGCGGGAGGCCCGGCTGATCGACTTCCTCAAGGAGGACCTGTCCGCCTACGACGACGCCCAGGTCGGCGCCGCGGTGCGGGACGTCCACCGAGACGCCGCCGCGGCGCTCGACCGGCTGTTCGCCCTCGGTCCGGCGGTGAACGCGGAGGAAGGGTCGCGGGTCGATCCGGCCTCGTTGCCCGCCGGACGGGTGAAGACGACCGGCCACGTCGGCGGCGGCGCCGGCACGCTGGTGCACCCGGGCTGGGCGGCGACGAAGGTGAACCTGCCCGCCCGCACCGGCCCGCCCGACGAGGCCGCCGCCCGCGTGCTGGCTCCGGCGGAAGTCGAGGTAGGGTAG